The stretch of DNA GACTTATGTGATCGAGGAGGAAAATATCACCTTAATCGAAACAGGCCCTAGCCCCTCTATCCCATACGTATTATCTGGATTAAAAGACCTCTCCATTAATCCAGATAAGATTGATTATATTATCGTGACACATATCCATCTTGATCACGCCGGGGGTGCTGGGGTGTTGTTAAAGGAATGCCCAAATGCCAAGCTTGTTGTTCATCCACGCGGTGCACGGCATATCGTGGATCCTTTGCGCCTTATTCAAGGGGCAAAAGCGGTTTATGGGGACGATTTTGATCGATTATTTGCCCCGATTATTCCTGTTCCTGAAGATAAAGTGATCATTAAAAATGACGGTGACACTTTACAAATTGGTCCAAATTGTACCCTTAGTTTTCTAGATACACCAGGTCACAGTGATCATCATTTTAGTATTTATGATCCAATTAGCAATGGGATCTTTACAGGAGATACAATCGGTGTGAACTATGGACCTTCTTTAAATGACTCAAATGTACAACTCTATTTACCTTCTACTTCACCTAATCAATTTGACCCGGATAAAATGCTCCAATCACTTGAACGAATTCAAAATTTACAAGTGGATCAAATTTTCTTCGGGCACTTTGGAAAGTCTCATGACGTTCATGAAGTGTATAAACAAATTCAATATTGGTTGCCCCTATTTATGTCTCTCGGGGAAGAAGCTTTTGAGCAACACCAGGACCATATATGGTTAAGTGGGAAATTAATTCATTTAGTGAAATCATTTTTACAACAACATATACAGGATGATCATGAAGTATACAAAATTATTCAACTTGATATGACTGTTAGCGCAATGGGCATTTTGCATTATTTTGAAAAAAACGAAATTAGCTAGCATATAACTAAAAAAACAATTGCCTGTTTTCATTTAGGGGAAAACAGGCAGTGCATTTTATTTATCATATGAATCGATAAAATCTGAATTTAATTTCTTATATTCATCGTCATCATCTTCATATTCGAAACCAGTGTGCCAATCATCCTTACAACCATTTGGATGAATCGCTACACATAACTTTGTCTCCCCTATTACTTCAACGAGAAACTCCCTTTCCACATGAACAATAATTTCATTCCCACTTGATGAAATCACTGCTTCACATGCATTTGGCTGTTGTAGAACTTTAGCGATCACTGCTTTATCATCTAAGCAATCATTGTCGCGATATTTTAATTTAATAATGTCCTTGTACTCCACTGTGTCACAATATACATCTGTTTTGGTATTATCTTTATGGGAATACCAAATATTCACGTCATATGTTCCGCAAACTTCGACTGTTTTGCCTACTTTCGTTGCCTCATACTCATGGTTAATAATCCAACAGCCTAATATGCTCGATGGGTAATCGGGCGGACAGATCGTATGATGGGACTGCGTGAATTTACGTCCCTTCGCAACGACCGCTTTTGTAATAATTTCTCTATATTCTGCCATTCGAGCGAACCCTCCTCATTCATTTTCATTTCATCCTATGCATGACACTAGACTAGTGTGCCTAACATGAATTTTTTTCTGAAAAAATATTGTAATACGGTCTTTGCTAGTCATTGTATGCGGAAAATAGACGGATGTGCAATAGAGGGGGGTGTTTATAGTTGGAATAAAGAATGGCTGTCTGAAAAAAAGAGAACTAATCCCATAATAATCTATGGAATCAGTTCCTCCTCAAAAAATTGGATTAATGGCAGCAATTTGAGCTGTTTCGAACTTGTGCACCAGTCTCACCTCGAAGAAGATCTCCTCCTGTTGAAGTGATGATTTCATCGGTTACAGTGTTTGAAATGGCTGATGCCACAATTTGTAATAGGTCATTAACTTCAACCTGTGATTCCTTAAACTGTTGAACAACAGGTATTTCATCCAATTCTTTTTCGATTTTATTTATTTTTTCTTCCACCATTTTCAATGCTTCTACTTTCCCATAATGTTGGAAGTTGACGGCTTGTTTTTGCAAACTTTTCATACTTGCAATCATTTCTTTTACTTTTTGATTTTCATGAATTTGTGCTTCAGCACGCTTGAAGAATTCTACCTCTTCTGTTTCAGAAATCAATTTCGCTAATTCTGTTGCGCGTTTTACAATATCATCTTTTGTATATTTTGCCATCTTATATCACCTCAACAGCTTCTTTTTCTTCAATCACTTCACCATTTAAAGACCAGGTTTTGGCTTCATTAATTTTTACTTTTACAATATGTCCAATACAGGATTTAGGTCCTTTAAAGTTGACCAATTTATTTTTATTTGTATAACCTGCAAGGATTTCGGGATTATTTTTACTTTCTCCTTCAACGAGAACTTCTACAATTTGGCCTTCATATTTTTTCATTGCTTCTGCAGAAAGTTCATTAACTAATTGATTTAACCGTTGCAGACGTTCCTTTTTCACTTCCATTGGAACATTATCCTTCATTTTTGCTGCTGGAGTTCCTTCACGTGGTGAATAAATGAATGTATAGGCAGCCTCAAACCCGACTTCCCGCACTAATGATAATGTTTCTTCAAATTGTTCGTCTGTTTCATTTGGGAATCCTACAATAATATCTGTTGTTAAAGCCACATCTGGAATGGCCTTTTTAATTTTTTGAACAAGTTCTAAATAAGTCTCACGAGAATATTTACGAGCCATAATTTTCAAAATATCACTAGAACCTGATTGAACCGGAAGATGGATATGATCCATTAAGTTTCCTTTTTTCGCAAGTACTTCGATCAGATGATCATCAAAGTCTCTTGGGTGACTTGTTGTAAAGCGGACCCGAGGGATATCAATTTTACGGATTGCATCCATTAAATCACCAAGTCCATAATGAATGTCATCAAAATCTTTTCCATAAGCATTCACGTTTTGGCCTAATAATGTAATCTCTTGATATCCTTGAGCTGCTAAATGACGAACTTCTTGAATGATTTCTTCTGGTCTACGGCTACGTTCTTTTCCGCGAGTATATGGCACAATACAATACGTGCAAAATTTATCACAGCCATACATAATATTGACCCAAGCCTTAATTTTTCCATTTCGGACTTTTGGAAGATTTTCAACTACATCTCCCTCTTTTGACCATACTTCAATCACCATCTCTTTAGATAAATAGGCTTCTTTTAGGATATTAGGAAGGCGATGAATATTATGTGTACCGAAAATGATATCCACATGTTGATGTTTGCTTAGAATTCTATTGACAACCGATTCTTCTTGAGACATACAGCCACATACACCTAAAAGAAGGTCTGGCTTCTCTGTTTTCAATTGTTTTAAATGACCAATTTCCCCAAATACTTTATTCTCTGCGTTTTCCCGAATTGCACAAGTATTTAAAAGGATCACATTGGCATCCTCAACCGTATCGGTAGGCTCATACCCAAGCTGTATGAAAATTCCTGCCATAACTTCAGTATCATGTTCATTCATTTGGCATCCATACGTACGGATATAGAATTTACGACCCTTTCCCATTTCTAAAAACTCTTCAGGTATTTCAAAATCATTATGATATTTTATTTCTTCTTTCCCACGTCGCTTCGCTTCTTTTAGGGATGGTGGCATGTATACAGTATCAAAATACTTACTGTAATCCTTTTCGGATTTTTTGTCCGAAGGATTATTTTGTTTCACTTGTTGACCTTGTAATCGTTGTTGCTCGTTCATGAAATTCCCCTTTCCTATAATAGATCAATACTTACACATTATTTTAGTATAAATGTTTTCTATTTATTAAACAATAGAAGTTTAAGGGGTTACGAAAACCGACAAATATTGTTCCCTCATATAAATAAGCTGAAACGTTCGTTTCAGCCCATTCATTTTACATAAACTCTTTTACAAGGTTTGTAAAGTATTCATCATTTAATTTCAAGTCTTGTTCTGTTAATGGTTCCTCCGCGTATCCGTGAACCAATTGTTGGTAGGAAGGTTGTTCTTTGTTTTGATAAATTAATCCTGTCACGAGTCCATTATTTTTCATTAATGTATTCATCGCTAGTTCACGATTGGATGGGTCATAATCCTCAATACTACTTAATTTTGTTAAGTTTTCTTTAAACCATTCATACGTATTCACTTTATTATAAGTTACACATGGGCTAAATACGTTAATAATCGAGAAGCCTTTGTGTTCAATCCCTGCTTCAATCAACGCTGTAAGCTCTTTTAAATCAGATGAAAAGCTTTGCGCAACAAAGGTAGCACCTGATGTTAAAGCTAATTCCATCGGTGGAAGTGGGTGTTCAATTGCCCCTTCCGGAGTGGATTTTGTCACAAACCCGGCCGCAGATCTTGGTGAAGTTTGACCTTTTGTTAGGCCATAAATTTGGTTATCCATAATCACATAAGTAATATCAATATTTCGGCGGATGGCATGAATGGTATGTCCTGTTCCAATAGCAAATCCATCTCCATCTCCTCCAGACGCAATGACGGTTAAATCCTTATTAGCCATCTTCACACCTTGAGCAATCGGTAAGGCCCGACCGTGAATTCCATGTAATCCATATGATTTTATATAACCTGAAATACGTCCAGAACATCCAATACCTGAAATAACAGCTAGTTCATTTGGTTCTAAGCCTTTATTTGCTGCTGCCCGTTGGATTGCCGCTTGCACGGAGAAATCCCCACATCCTGGGCACCAGTTTGGTTTCACATTATTACGAAAATCTTTAAAAGTAGCCAATTAAATCAACTCCTTGCACTTTGAGTAAATTTCATGCGGCAGGAATGGATTTCCGTCATATTTAAGAAGGTTAGAGATTTTTTGAGCATGTCCAACATTCATTTTGATAATATTCGCTAATTGTCCTGTCGCATTATGTTCAACAACAGCTATTCTTTTAGCAGATTGAACGAGCGGAAGCATCTCATCTGTCGGGAATGGATGAATTAAACGAACTTGCGCATGATTCACTTTTATTCCATCCTTTTCTAAACGCTCTGCAGCTTCCTCTAATACACCTCTAGTTGAGTTAAATCCAACTAATAATAAATCCGCCTCGTCATGTTTTATATTTTTATAGATTGGTTGGTTAAATTCCACTTTTTCTAGCTTACGAAATCTTTTATCCATCTGATCTTTTCGGTTAGATGGAGACTCAGAAGGTTTACCTGTTTCATCATGCTCAACGCCAGTGACATGATGGATTCCATTTTTCATTCCAGGAATTACTCGTGGTGAAATTCCATCAGCTGTCACTTCGTATCGTTTAAAATAGGAAGCACCATCTAACTCAGGAAGTTGATTTTCATCTTGAATTAATTTTCCACGACGAATCTTTACTTTACTATAGTCTAAAGGTTCTACCGTTTGTTTACCTAATGACAATTGTAAATCGGATAATAGAATGACTGGACACTGATATTGTTCAGCTAGATTAAATGCCTCAATTGTATCATAGAATGCCTCTTCCACCGTGCTCGGAGCCATGACAATTTTAGGAATTTCTCCATGTGTACCATAGATCATCGCCATTAGATCAGATTGTTCTTGTTTTGTTGGTAAGCCTGTTGATGGACCCCCACGTTGTGTATCCACGATCACCAATGGGGTTTCCGTCATTCCTGCGAGTCCAATCGCTTCCATCATTAATGATAAACCTGGACCTGCTGAAGCCGTGAATGCACGTACCCCACCATAGTTTGACCCAATCGCCATAGTGGCTGCAGCAATCTCATCTTCTGTTTGAATGACTGTTCCACCAACTTGCGGAAGTTTTTGAATCAAATACTCCATAATTTCTGAAGCTGGTGTGATAGGATAAGCAGCCATAATCCGAACACCACCTGCTAAAGCGCCAAGTGCAATCGCATCATTCCCAATCATAAACATACGGTGTTTGCCATCAGCCTTTTCAAGTTCCATCGCACCCACTTGATCGCCTAATTCATTCTTCATATAATCGAAGCCTTGTTGAATTGCTTCCATATTTTTTTGAACAACGGATTCCCCTTTTCGGCCAAAAATTTCATTTACGACCGCTTGGAATACATTTACTTCAATATTTAAAACGGCACAAGTCGCTCCAATCGCCACCATGTTTTTCATTAAAGATGTGCCGAGTTCTTTCGCAATTTCCGTAAATGGAACAATAAACAGAGTAGCCTTTGTATCTTCCGGTTTTACCGGGTTAAACTTCGCATCTGCAATGATCAATCCACGTTCATGTAATTCATGGTAGTTTACATCAATCGTTTCTTGGTCAAAAGCAACTAATATATCTAAATCATCCGAA from Oikeobacillus pervagus encodes:
- a CDS encoding 2-oxoacid:ferredoxin oxidoreductase subunit beta; the protein is MATFKDFRNNVKPNWCPGCGDFSVQAAIQRAAANKGLEPNELAVISGIGCSGRISGYIKSYGLHGIHGRALPIAQGVKMANKDLTVIASGGDGDGFAIGTGHTIHAIRRNIDITYVIMDNQIYGLTKGQTSPRSAAGFVTKSTPEGAIEHPLPPMELALTSGATFVAQSFSSDLKELTALIEAGIEHKGFSIINVFSPCVTYNKVNTYEWFKENLTKLSSIEDYDPSNRELAMNTLMKNNGLVTGLIYQNKEQPSYQQLVHGYAEEPLTEQDLKLNDEYFTNLVKEFM
- a CDS encoding MBL fold metallo-hydrolase, producing MMTNKPIQLGNRIHLIDGFDLGMEKRTGTYVIEEENITLIETGPSPSIPYVLSGLKDLSINPDKIDYIIVTHIHLDHAGGAGVLLKECPNAKLVVHPRGARHIVDPLRLIQGAKAVYGDDFDRLFAPIIPVPEDKVIIKNDGDTLQIGPNCTLSFLDTPGHSDHHFSIYDPISNGIFTGDTIGVNYGPSLNDSNVQLYLPSTSPNQFDPDKMLQSLERIQNLQVDQIFFGHFGKSHDVHEVYKQIQYWLPLFMSLGEEAFEQHQDHIWLSGKLIHLVKSFLQQHIQDDHEVYKIIQLDMTVSAMGILHYFEKNEIS
- a CDS encoding RicAFT regulatory complex protein RicA family protein, translating into MAKYTKDDIVKRATELAKLISETEEVEFFKRAEAQIHENQKVKEMIASMKSLQKQAVNFQHYGKVEALKMVEEKINKIEKELDEIPVVQQFKESQVEVNDLLQIVASAISNTVTDEIITSTGGDLLRGETGAQVRNSSNCCH
- a CDS encoding 2-oxoacid:acceptor oxidoreductase subunit alpha translates to MIDQLSWKVGGQQGEGIESTGEIFSMALNRLGYYLYGYRHFSSRIKGGHTNNKIRVSTKQVRAVSDDLDILVAFDQETIDVNYHELHERGLIIADAKFNPVKPEDTKATLFIVPFTEIAKELGTSLMKNMVAIGATCAVLNIEVNVFQAVVNEIFGRKGESVVQKNMEAIQQGFDYMKNELGDQVGAMELEKADGKHRMFMIGNDAIALGALAGGVRIMAAYPITPASEIMEYLIQKLPQVGGTVIQTEDEIAAATMAIGSNYGGVRAFTASAGPGLSLMMEAIGLAGMTETPLVIVDTQRGGPSTGLPTKQEQSDLMAMIYGTHGEIPKIVMAPSTVEEAFYDTIEAFNLAEQYQCPVILLSDLQLSLGKQTVEPLDYSKVKIRRGKLIQDENQLPELDGASYFKRYEVTADGISPRVIPGMKNGIHHVTGVEHDETGKPSESPSNRKDQMDKRFRKLEKVEFNQPIYKNIKHDEADLLLVGFNSTRGVLEEAAERLEKDGIKVNHAQVRLIHPFPTDEMLPLVQSAKRIAVVEHNATGQLANIIKMNVGHAQKISNLLKYDGNPFLPHEIYSKCKELI
- the miaB gene encoding tRNA (N6-isopentenyl adenosine(37)-C2)-methylthiotransferase MiaB; amino-acid sequence: MNEQQRLQGQQVKQNNPSDKKSEKDYSKYFDTVYMPPSLKEAKRRGKEEIKYHNDFEIPEEFLEMGKGRKFYIRTYGCQMNEHDTEVMAGIFIQLGYEPTDTVEDANVILLNTCAIRENAENKVFGEIGHLKQLKTEKPDLLLGVCGCMSQEESVVNRILSKHQHVDIIFGTHNIHRLPNILKEAYLSKEMVIEVWSKEGDVVENLPKVRNGKIKAWVNIMYGCDKFCTYCIVPYTRGKERSRRPEEIIQEVRHLAAQGYQEITLLGQNVNAYGKDFDDIHYGLGDLMDAIRKIDIPRVRFTTSHPRDFDDHLIEVLAKKGNLMDHIHLPVQSGSSDILKIMARKYSRETYLELVQKIKKAIPDVALTTDIIVGFPNETDEQFEETLSLVREVGFEAAYTFIYSPREGTPAAKMKDNVPMEVKKERLQRLNQLVNELSAEAMKKYEGQIVEVLVEGESKNNPEILAGYTNKNKLVNFKGPKSCIGHIVKVKINEAKTWSLNGEVIEEKEAVEVI
- a CDS encoding outer spore coat protein CotE, with the protein product MAEYREIITKAVVAKGRKFTQSHHTICPPDYPSSILGCWIINHEYEATKVGKTVEVCGTYDVNIWYSHKDNTKTDVYCDTVEYKDIIKLKYRDNDCLDDKAVIAKVLQQPNACEAVISSSGNEIIVHVEREFLVEVIGETKLCVAIHPNGCKDDWHTGFEYEDDDDEYKKLNSDFIDSYDK